From one Luteipulveratus mongoliensis genomic stretch:
- a CDS encoding SPFH domain-containing protein, whose translation MDDVPVGLIAMGVLALLVVIAVIQAIKVIPQAQAAVIERLGRYNRTTEAGVTWLVPFIDRIRARVDLREQVVSFPPQPVITEDNLTVSIDTVVYFQVTDPKAAVYEIANYIVAVEQLTTTTLRNVVGGMNLEQALTSRDAINTQLRGVLDEATGKWGIRVARVELKAIDPPPSIQDSMEKQMRADRDKRAVILTAEGARESAIKTAEGQKQAAVLTAEGAKQAAILTAEGERQSAILRAEGERASQFLRAQGQAKAIEKTFAAIKQGKPTPELLAYQYLQTLPTMARGDANKVWMIPNDFGKSLQEMAQAFGKKGDDGVFRYEAGEPDADAPKPGDVDEDVKDWFASTTADAALDAVRKAEAAAQMPVDEAPLTAPRPRPMADPGAEPPLTLASPPAATPQPTPEPPATGASPEDETSS comes from the coding sequence ATGGATGACGTCCCAGTAGGTCTCATTGCGATGGGGGTCCTGGCCCTCCTGGTGGTCATCGCGGTCATCCAGGCGATCAAGGTCATCCCGCAGGCCCAAGCCGCCGTGATCGAGCGGCTGGGTCGTTACAACCGTACGACGGAGGCCGGCGTCACCTGGCTCGTCCCGTTCATCGACCGCATCCGTGCGCGCGTCGATCTGCGCGAGCAGGTCGTGTCGTTCCCGCCGCAGCCGGTCATCACCGAGGACAACCTGACGGTCTCGATCGACACGGTCGTCTACTTCCAGGTCACCGACCCCAAGGCCGCGGTCTACGAGATCGCCAACTACATCGTCGCGGTCGAGCAGCTCACGACCACCACCCTGCGCAACGTCGTCGGTGGCATGAACCTTGAGCAGGCCCTCACCAGCCGCGACGCGATCAACACCCAGCTGCGCGGCGTCCTCGACGAGGCGACCGGCAAGTGGGGAATCCGCGTGGCTCGCGTCGAGCTCAAGGCCATCGACCCGCCGCCCTCCATCCAGGACTCGATGGAGAAGCAGATGCGCGCCGACCGTGACAAGCGCGCGGTGATCCTGACCGCAGAGGGCGCGCGGGAATCGGCCATCAAGACCGCCGAGGGCCAGAAGCAGGCCGCCGTGCTGACAGCCGAAGGCGCGAAGCAGGCGGCGATCCTGACCGCCGAGGGCGAGCGGCAGTCGGCGATCCTGCGGGCCGAGGGTGAGCGCGCATCCCAGTTCTTGCGGGCTCAGGGCCAGGCCAAGGCGATCGAGAAGACCTTCGCCGCGATCAAGCAGGGCAAGCCCACACCCGAGCTGCTCGCCTACCAGTACCTCCAGACCTTGCCGACCATGGCTCGCGGCGATGCCAACAAGGTGTGGATGATCCCGAACGACTTCGGCAAGTCGCTGCAGGAGATGGCTCAGGCATTCGGCAAGAAGGGCGACGACGGCGTATTCCGTTACGAGGCAGGCGAACCCGACGCCGACGCTCCCAAGCCGGGCGATGTCGATGAGGACGTGAAGGACTGGTTCGCATCGACGACGGCGGATGCCGCGCTGGACGCTGTCCGCAAGGCCGAGGCCGCGGCGCAGATGCCCGTCGATGAGGCTCCACTCACCGCACCGCGCCCTCGGCCGATGGCCGATCCCGGCGCCGAGCCGCCGCTCACGCTTGCGTCACCGCCGGCCGCGACGCCGCAGCCCACCCCGGAACCTCCTGCGACCGGAGCATCGCCCGAGGACGAGACGTCGTCCTGA
- a CDS encoding NfeD family protein — protein sequence MSALLWFIAALGLAAAELLGAEFVLLMLAGGALGGAATAAALPDNHWLPFIVFALISVLLVVVVRPPLLRHLNRLEPPDVGMRRVLGAPATVLVVVNENAGEVKVRGEVWSARTVEGEPPIEVGTEVTVTEIRGATVYVTGEFHG from the coding sequence ATGTCGGCCTTGCTGTGGTTCATCGCGGCGCTCGGCCTGGCAGCTGCGGAGCTGCTGGGCGCCGAGTTCGTGCTGCTGATGCTTGCGGGCGGCGCGCTCGGCGGAGCTGCTACAGCGGCGGCCCTGCCGGACAACCACTGGCTGCCGTTCATCGTGTTCGCGCTGATCAGCGTGCTGCTGGTCGTGGTGGTCCGACCGCCGCTCCTGCGTCACCTCAACCGGCTCGAGCCGCCAGACGTCGGAATGCGTCGCGTCCTCGGTGCGCCGGCGACCGTGCTGGTCGTCGTGAACGAGAACGCCGGCGAGGTGAAGGTCCGCGGTGAGGTGTGGTCGGCCCGCACAGTCGAAGGTGAGCCGCCGATCGAGGTCGGCACAGAGGTCACGGTCACCGAGATCCGTGGCGCAACCGTCTATGTGACAGGGGAATTCCATGGATGA